A region of Paractinoplanes abujensis DNA encodes the following proteins:
- a CDS encoding GNAT family N-acetyltransferase encodes MSDTVEVHDNPDRHRYEITVAGELAGFVVYLLEPEKIVFVHTEIEMAYEGRGLGSRLARDTLDDARRRHLRVVPACPFFARFIRNHPEYQDLTHAVRD; translated from the coding sequence GTGAGCGACACCGTCGAGGTCCACGACAACCCGGACCGGCACCGCTACGAGATCACGGTCGCCGGCGAACTGGCCGGCTTCGTCGTCTACCTCCTCGAGCCGGAGAAGATCGTCTTCGTCCACACCGAGATCGAGATGGCGTACGAGGGCCGCGGCCTGGGCAGCCGCCTGGCCCGCGACACCCTCGACGACGCCCGCCGGCGCCACCTGCGCGTCGTGCCGGCCTGCCCGTTCTTCGCCCGCTTCATCCGCAACCACCCGGAATATCAGGATCTGACCCACGCCGTACGGGATTGA
- a CDS encoding MMPL family transporter, producing the protein MLAGLGRAMYVRRVVVVVVWAAVALAGAVFGGSVYDRTQSIDPLPADAPAAVAQDRLDTLAPEGERLVAVVSGREVGSIELITSVTRIVYEIRAVNGVKEVDDSYTTGNRRISTDQRASLITVELQPALSDDDALRVAGQVSDALRRIDAPEILIGGALLAEQEFNDQAVRDAAVGESVALVCVAVLLIVLLGGLVAGLLPLAAALGAVTATLLTLTGLAGLLPVSEYAVNVVTLLGIGLAVDYSLLMIARFQQERAADPRAPLAELLARTVATAGRAVLVSGSAVAAALAGLLAFADPLLAAMAMGGALVVVLATVAGLTLVPALIAIAHRRLPAPRTRSRGPGLLARLAGFAQRRPRGVALTAAAGLLVLSAPLFFVEFGNSDVRALPTTSESRRTYEATQARFDDPPRQPLTVLVEAAPDAPGMPQLFDTIERMPGVSDVFVRSDLPPGVSIADVVPDGAEDGRPARQLVAGLRALAAPAPVLVAGPAAELTDAGRSVSERLPLALAIVVVATGALLFLLTRSVIVPLKAIAMNVLTLLATLGVLVAVFQWGWGAAVLGFEPWGALDLTTPLLLFVFAFGLSMDYEVFLLARIKEEWDRRTATDAAANDRAVLAGITAAGPVITTAALAIGLVFLGFVLGGLVAVKEIGVGMAVAVLLDVTVVRGLLLPATMSLLGRWNWWRPGRRTPAEPRSLAADRA; encoded by the coding sequence ATGCTGGCTGGGCTGGGCCGGGCGATGTACGTCCGGCGGGTCGTCGTCGTCGTCGTCTGGGCGGCGGTCGCGCTGGCCGGCGCGGTGTTCGGCGGCTCCGTCTACGACCGCACCCAGTCGATCGACCCCCTGCCCGCCGACGCTCCGGCCGCGGTCGCGCAGGACCGCCTGGACACGCTGGCCCCCGAGGGTGAACGGCTGGTCGCGGTCGTCTCCGGGCGCGAGGTCGGCTCGATCGAGCTGATCACCAGCGTCACCCGGATCGTGTACGAGATCCGCGCCGTCAACGGCGTCAAGGAGGTCGACGACTCCTACACCACGGGCAACCGCCGGATCTCCACCGACCAGCGCGCCTCCTTGATCACCGTGGAGTTGCAGCCGGCGCTGAGCGACGACGACGCGTTGCGGGTGGCCGGCCAGGTGAGCGACGCGCTGCGCCGGATCGACGCGCCCGAGATCCTGATCGGCGGCGCGTTACTGGCCGAGCAGGAGTTCAACGACCAGGCCGTACGGGATGCCGCCGTCGGCGAGTCCGTCGCGCTGGTCTGCGTGGCCGTGCTGCTGATCGTGCTGCTGGGCGGGCTCGTGGCGGGCCTGCTGCCGCTGGCGGCGGCCCTCGGCGCGGTCACCGCCACCCTGCTCACGCTGACCGGACTGGCCGGGCTGCTGCCGGTCAGCGAGTACGCGGTCAACGTGGTCACCCTCCTCGGCATCGGGCTGGCGGTCGACTACAGCCTGCTGATGATCGCCCGGTTCCAGCAGGAACGGGCGGCCGACCCCCGCGCGCCCCTGGCCGAGCTGCTGGCCCGTACGGTGGCCACCGCCGGGCGGGCGGTGCTGGTGTCCGGCTCGGCCGTCGCCGCGGCCCTGGCCGGCCTGCTGGCCTTCGCCGACCCGCTGCTGGCCGCGATGGCGATGGGCGGGGCGCTGGTCGTCGTCCTGGCCACGGTGGCCGGCCTGACGCTCGTCCCGGCGCTGATCGCGATCGCCCACCGCCGCCTCCCCGCCCCTCGCACCCGGAGCCGGGGTCCCGGCCTGCTGGCCCGCCTGGCCGGGTTCGCGCAGCGCCGGCCGCGTGGGGTGGCCCTGACCGCGGCGGCCGGTCTGCTGGTGCTGAGCGCGCCGCTGTTCTTCGTGGAGTTCGGCAACTCCGACGTCCGCGCGCTGCCCACGACCAGCGAGTCCCGCCGGACGTACGAGGCCACGCAGGCGAGATTCGACGACCCGCCCCGGCAGCCGCTGACCGTCCTGGTCGAGGCGGCCCCCGACGCGCCGGGCATGCCGCAGCTGTTCGACACCATCGAGCGGATGCCGGGCGTCTCCGACGTGTTCGTCCGCTCCGACCTGCCGCCCGGGGTGAGCATCGCCGACGTGGTGCCCGACGGCGCCGAGGACGGCCGCCCGGCCCGGCAGCTGGTGGCCGGCCTGCGGGCCCTCGCCGCGCCCGCCCCCGTGCTGGTGGCCGGGCCCGCGGCCGAGCTGACCGACGCCGGACGATCGGTGTCCGAGCGGCTGCCCCTGGCTCTGGCGATCGTCGTCGTGGCCACCGGGGCGCTGTTGTTCCTGCTCACCCGCTCGGTGATCGTGCCGCTCAAGGCCATTGCGATGAACGTGCTGACGCTGCTGGCCACCCTGGGGGTGCTGGTCGCGGTCTTCCAGTGGGGGTGGGGCGCCGCCGTGCTGGGCTTCGAGCCCTGGGGTGCGCTCGACCTGACGACGCCGCTGCTGCTGTTCGTGTTCGCCTTCGGGCTGTCCATGGACTACGAGGTGTTCCTGCTGGCCCGGATCAAGGAGGAGTGGGACCGGCGGACGGCCACCGACGCCGCCGCCAACGACCGCGCCGTGCTGGCCGGGATCACCGCCGCGGGCCCCGTGATCACCACGGCCGCCCTCGCGATCGGCCTGGTCTTCCTCGGCTTCGTCCTGGGCGGCCTGGTCGCGGTCAAGGAGATCGGCGTCGGCATGGCGGTGGCGGTCCTGCTCGACGTCACCGTGGTCCGCGGCCTGCTCCTGCCGGCCACGATGTCGCTGCTCGGCCGCTGGAACTGGTGGCGGCCGGGCCGGCGCACCCCGGCGGAACCCCGGAGCCTGGCCGCCGACCGTGCGTAA
- a CDS encoding ATP-binding protein: protein MEQLRVSFTHRTDLASLRSDARSMLVRLQSPAALDDALLVITELVENVMQHTGDGGELVVRRHRDTVRIEVADTSAELPRQYPPDARRIGGRGLLLVTAMTRNWGSRPRAGGKVVWADVPLI from the coding sequence GTGGAACAGCTCCGCGTGTCCTTCACCCACCGTACGGATCTGGCCTCGTTGCGCAGTGACGCCCGGTCGATGCTGGTCCGGCTGCAGAGCCCGGCGGCCCTCGACGACGCCCTGCTGGTGATCACCGAGCTGGTGGAGAACGTCATGCAGCACACCGGCGACGGCGGAGAACTCGTCGTCCGCCGGCATCGCGACACCGTCCGCATCGAGGTCGCCGACACCAGCGCCGAGCTGCCCCGGCAGTACCCGCCGGACGCGCGCCGCATCGGGGGCCGGGGCCTGCTGCTCGTGACGGCGATGACCCGCAACTGGGGCAGCCGGCCGCGTGCGGGCGGCAAGGTGGTCTGGGCCGACGTCCCCCTGATCTGA
- a CDS encoding DUF5996 family protein: MTDTITTPWPRLRVADWTETRDTVHMWTQIVGKVRMAYAPPVNHWWHVTLYPTARGLTTSAVPYGDGIFDAEFDFVEHRLRIRTSDGRARDVALEPKPVATFYAETMDALSALGLEPQIHAAPNEVESAIPFAEDQTHCSYDGEAVQLFWRQLLQAQRVLGRFRAEFVGKASPVHFFWGAMDLAYTRFSGCLAPAHPGGAPNCPPWVMQEGYSHELASFGFWPGGGDEGAFYAYAYPEPAGYAERTAAYYDPDLRECVLPYEIVAGSDDPDATLLTFLRSTYTAAADLAGWDRPAVDLPR, from the coding sequence ATGACCGACACGATCACCACGCCGTGGCCGCGGCTGCGCGTGGCCGACTGGACCGAGACCCGCGACACCGTGCACATGTGGACGCAGATCGTCGGCAAGGTGCGGATGGCGTACGCACCGCCGGTGAACCACTGGTGGCACGTCACGCTGTATCCGACCGCGCGCGGTTTGACCACGTCGGCCGTCCCGTACGGGGACGGGATCTTCGACGCCGAGTTCGACTTCGTCGAGCACCGGCTGCGCATCCGGACGAGTGACGGCCGCGCCCGCGACGTCGCGCTCGAACCCAAGCCGGTGGCCACGTTCTACGCCGAGACCATGGACGCCCTGTCCGCGCTGGGTCTCGAACCGCAGATCCACGCGGCCCCCAACGAGGTCGAGTCCGCGATCCCGTTCGCCGAGGACCAGACCCATTGCTCGTACGACGGTGAAGCCGTGCAGCTGTTCTGGCGGCAACTGCTGCAGGCGCAGCGGGTGCTGGGCCGGTTCCGCGCCGAGTTCGTGGGCAAGGCCAGCCCCGTCCACTTCTTCTGGGGCGCGATGGACCTGGCGTACACCCGCTTCTCCGGCTGCCTCGCCCCGGCCCACCCGGGCGGCGCGCCCAACTGCCCGCCGTGGGTGATGCAGGAGGGCTACTCGCACGAGCTGGCCAGTTTCGGTTTCTGGCCGGGCGGCGGCGACGAGGGCGCTTTCTACGCGTACGCGTATCCGGAGCCCGCGGGTTACGCCGAGCGCACCGCCGCCTACTACGACCCGGACCTGCGCGAATGCGTGCTGCCGTACGAGATCGTCGCGGGTTCCGACGATCCCGACGCGACGCTGCTGACGTTCCTGCGCTCGACCTACACGGCCGCCGCCGACCTGGCCGGGTGGGACCGCCCCGCGGTGGATCTGCCCCGGTAG
- a CDS encoding alpha/beta fold hydrolase: protein MKPTIVLVHGAFAESASWGGVIQRLRADGFPVVAAPNPLRSLSGDAAVVSSLLATISGPVVLVGHSYGGAVISNAAAGHDHVQALVFVAAFAPEVGESIGQLSGRFPGSTLGETLQEVPLPDGTVDLYIRQEKFHQQFTADVPAERAAVDAAAQRPLNTTALNEGSGEPAWKNLPSWFIYPELDRNIPLAAHRFMAERAGARISVELAGASHAIPASQPGPVADVIVKAAG from the coding sequence GTGAAACCCACCATCGTCCTCGTCCACGGCGCGTTCGCCGAGTCCGCCAGCTGGGGCGGCGTGATCCAGCGGCTGCGGGCCGACGGCTTCCCGGTCGTGGCCGCGCCCAACCCGCTGCGCAGCCTGTCCGGCGACGCCGCCGTCGTCTCCAGCCTGCTGGCCACGATCAGCGGCCCGGTCGTGCTGGTCGGGCACTCCTACGGTGGCGCGGTCATCTCCAACGCCGCCGCCGGCCACGACCACGTCCAGGCGCTCGTCTTCGTGGCCGCGTTCGCGCCCGAGGTGGGCGAGAGCATCGGGCAGCTGTCGGGCCGGTTCCCGGGCAGCACGCTGGGTGAGACCTTGCAGGAGGTGCCGCTGCCCGACGGCACTGTGGATCTCTACATCCGGCAGGAGAAGTTCCACCAGCAGTTCACCGCGGACGTGCCGGCCGAGCGGGCTGCCGTCGACGCCGCCGCCCAGCGCCCGCTCAACACCACCGCGCTCAACGAGGGCTCCGGCGAGCCGGCCTGGAAGAACCTGCCGTCCTGGTTCATCTACCCGGAGCTGGACCGCAACATCCCGCTGGCGGCGCACCGGTTCATGGCCGAGCGGGCCGGTGCCCGGATCAGTGTGGAGCTGGCCGGCGCGTCGCACGCGATCCCGGCCTCCCAGCCCGGTCCGGTGGCCGACGTGATCGTGAAGGCGGCGGGCTGA